From one Nothobranchius furzeri strain GRZ-AD chromosome 2, NfurGRZ-RIMD1, whole genome shotgun sequence genomic stretch:
- the LOC139066282 gene encoding uncharacterized protein gives MQFAEMKNMQMQLFNLQQEVTKVQAIGDDSQVGGAQPLCSADLPPDKMETLQPDVLIGSELQETHNMSHIAPSTLMRSATSTDSGPAPLVSSLTNYCWDLSCHRVCSSKTLLQFTIGPVSLTHPVYICESGAMPLLIGIDVLKCFDAFIGIGELKVGVRKPLPFTPPSFPDSRCLAVGYSEHGGTACSLPSSKPSETPSDVFSQIEQVVDQADALTNDVERDKH, from the exons atgcagtttgctgaaatgaaaaacatgcagatgcaacttttcaatctgcaacaggaagtcacaaaagtccaagccattggagatgactcccaggtgggaggggctcaacccctgtgctccgctgatttgcctccagataagatggaaacgctgcaaccggatgtactgattggctctgaactacaggaaacacacaacatgtcccatatcgctccatccacattgatgagaagtgcaacctccacggatagtggcccggcacccctggtgtcgagcctgacgaactactgttgggacctctcctgccacagggtg tgttcttctaagactctgctccaattcacgatcggtcccgtgagcttgacacaccccgtgtacatctgtgagagtggagccatgcctttgctcattggcatcgatgttttgaagtgctttgatgcttttatcggtattggggaactgaaggtaggtgttagaaaacctctgccattcactcccccttctttccccgactcacgctgccttgcggtaggttattccgagcatgggggaaccgcatgctcactgccgagctcaaagccatcagagactccctctgatgttttttctcagattgaacaggttgtggaccaagcagatgctcttaccaacgatgtcgagcgagacaaacactga